One segment of Lachancea thermotolerans CBS 6340 chromosome E complete sequence DNA contains the following:
- the SPT7 gene encoding SAGA histone acetyltransferase complex subunit SPT7 (similar to uniprot|P35177 Saccharomyces cerevisiae YBR081C SPT7 Subunit of the SAGA transcriptional regulatory complex involved in proper assembly of the complex also present as a C-terminally truncated form in the SLIK/SALSA transcriptional regulatory complex): MGLLEPLSNYQKTEPKVLLHYADQLFQSNTFHQYLTPPQLIVLNKVLTIQDPSHKEKVWMELINSNVSLDVVKKVEPVLEEALTNSGSAEAASPSVHSDGPNRKQDRSQDQNLNIAGNETKNTSAANPNNSNEDQSASPTDGVPQETNSLQDGVFGNQNDEQNGDTVKKEADPLMEPDFSEVDLENLQQQMSGTEFIGNLSLKLRYVLWESAIEPLCDAEQGNKNVDLPFSQAVSLDAEEPLSKPEASSHLDSRNKEEDDDYDDEDDGEQENVDETPNNDTKSDPSSAEAVYDQFGRLILVLDISKDTLSALGVNDTQAIIENFNKIYHNFENDRETLMKRLKLEESDKLLEPSKKRRHHELSESVDKEGDNSSDDEEAVKKVKPQDVHMSAISVNLGSANLSLKHLLASIQENKTKLDISDYELRHLIMDVRKNRSKWASDDKIGQEELYDACEKVVLELRNYTEHSTAFLNKVSKREAPNYYQVIKKPMDLNTVLKKLKTFQYNSKQEFVDDVLLIWKNCLTYNSDPKHFLRTHAIAMQKKSLSLIPLIPDITIRDRSEVEKELEDIDKENGKDGDVEEEEASGTGRKGGNVRGLKHAPGEKSAKTTDHMSGLKSQGSSEATTGKGLKGQKATSSKDDALNEELESQRDVNMDAQSSDETTHQNNGKTSLLDDASQQNAPSKGVKIEEDNLEKVDNEEEATKDREDEDEEEEDEEDEDGESNMYLVEKDDDKDDLELSTWKSCTATVRADLCIKRANLFQGHCLNNKAPAILRNPSKMKEFDQFVKEYKEQQEAELQRRKLEQESIMKNGFGTVMKQEDDENVASQQQQQQSNMSSENDVDKQSTEIEIDDANFLTEYNVANSVPAIAYKGIDEVVVDEEESMLVESVLATGNMQHSDFLANREKGLNPKINGNIQLIQEIRHICHKIALIRMLQNPQNPSQQIKNSTNNANNQIWDTHKYKFTCIDDELDLDPVSRLPTRNQKHDKKLMWRLMHKNVSKIAMSNGFESTQPVATNMLTEIAGEYLSNIIKTIKIHHESTSLNPKSSYEILQMALLENGINKPDDLYSYIEAEFVKKNNKLRDIKFKLNNFLKDLLRPTLQDLSERNFEDESQSFMTGDFSSEITGEDFFGFKDLGLDREFGVLSNSVPLQLLTFQFQGKGSEAKVQDKKIQPEEFNDVVYSDVATSSIKEGKYWKTLQPLLEKALNRFKVQSLKNNKQSPHESVSPKAEQDLFEVLPEDDEMPSKSKSSGKPRLPPTGKINTNYKKKPVADAFFAPDLPPSQVAIKTEKPDQPNSEPLVDSMDSRRLSAANSVDNTSPETFTLSLPKVSD; the protein is encoded by the coding sequence ATGGGCCTGCTGGAACCGCTTTCTaattatcaaaaaactgagcCAAAAGTTTTGCTTCATTATGCCGAccagctctttcaaagcaacACATTTCATCAGTATCTCACACCTCCACAGCTTATTGTGCTAAATAAGGTCCTGACGATTCAAGACCCTTCGCACAAGGAGAAGGTGTGGATGGAGCTCATAAATAGCAATGTTTCTCTGGACGTCGTGAAGAAGGTGGAGCCGGTGCTCGAGGAAGCGCTCACCAACAGCGGTTCTGCAGAGGCAGCAAGCCCGTCGGTGCATAGCGACGGCCCCAATCGGAAGCAAGATCGAAGCCAAGATCAAAACCTCAACATTGCAGGCAATGAGACTAAGAACACAAGCGCTGCAAATCCAAACAACTCCAATGAGGACCAGTCGGCAAGTCCGACAGACGGAGTACCTCAAGAAACTAACAGTTTACAAGACGGAGTCTTTGGCAACCAAAATGACGAACAAAATGGAGATACAGTTAAGAAGGAGGCAGATCCTTTGATGGAGCCCGATTTCTCTGAAGTGGATCTGGAGAATTTGCAGCAACAGATGAGTGGCACAGAATTTATAGGAAACCtatctttgaagcttcgCTATGTCCTTTGGGAGAGCGCTATAGAACCGCTGTGTGATGCAGAACAAGGAAATAAGAACGTGGATTTGCCTTTCTCACAAGCTGTTTCCTTGGATGCTGAAGAACCCTTATCTAAACCGGAGGCCAGCAGCCATCTTGATTCACGGAAtaaagaggaagatgatgattatgatgacgaggatgacggggaacaagaaaatgttGATGAAACCCCCAATAACGACACTAAATCAGACCCTAGTTCAGCAGAAGCGGTATACGACCAATTCGGCCGTTTAATATTGGTCCTAGATATATCCAAAGACACGCTCTCGGCGCTGGGTGTGAACGATACTCAAGCAATAATagaaaacttcaacaaaatatATCATAATTTCGAAAATGATCGAGAAACCCTCATGAAAAGGTTAAAGCTCGAAGAGAGCGATAAACTTTTGGAGCCatccaagaaaagaagacatCATGAACTTTCTGAGTCTGTTGACAAAGAGGGAGACAACTCATctgatgacgaagaagctgTTAAGAAGGTTAAACCTCAAGATGTGCACATGTCTGCGATTTCAGTGAACCTCGGATCGGCAAACCTGTCATTGAAACATTTGCTTGCATCtattcaagaaaacaagaCGAAGCTTGACATCTCAGATTATGAATTGCGACATCTAATAATGGATGTACGGAAGAACCGATCTAAATGGGCATCTGACGATAAGATAGGTCAAGAAGAACTTTATGATGCATGCGAAAAGGTGGTACTTGAGCTCCGTAACTACACCGAACATTCTACcgcttttttgaacaaagttAGTAAAAGAGAAGCGCCGAACTACTATCAAGTTATTAAAAAGCCCATGGACTTGAATACCGttctgaaaaagctgaaaactTTTCAATACAATTCAAAGCAAGAGTTTGTCGATGATGTGTTGCTGATTTGGAAAAACTGCCTTACGTATAACTCGGACCCCAAACATTTTTTAAGGACGCATGCAATTGCCATgcagaagaagtctttgtcTTTAATCCCTCTGATTCCAGATATCACTATAAGAGATCGTTCAGAAGTCGAGAAAGAATTGGAGGATATCGACAAAGAAAATGGCAAAGATGGCGAcgttgaggaagaagaggcctCGGGTAcaggaagaaaaggagGCAACGTACGAGGTTTAAAGCACGCGCCGGGGGAAAAAAGTGCTAAAACAACCGACCATATGTCAGGACTCAAAAGCCAAGGCAGCTCAGAAGCAACAACAGGCAAAGGACTGAAAGGTCAGAAAGCCACTAGTTCAAAGGAtgatgctttgaatgaGGAACTTGAATCACAGCGTGACGTAAACATGGACGCACAGTCGAGCGACGAGACCACACACCAAAATAACGGGAAAACAAGCCTATTAGACGATGCTTCACAACAAAACGCGCCTTCAAAGGGCGTGAAAATCGAAGAGGATAACCTGGAGAAGGTCgacaacgaagaagaggctaCAAAGGACAGggaagatgaagatgaagaagaggaagatgaagaggatgaggacGGCGAATCTAACATGTATTTGGTCGAAAAAGATGACGACAAGGATGACCTGGAGTTGTCAACCTGGAAAAGTTGCACTGCTACTGTTCGTGCGGACCTCTGTATCAAGAGAGCAAATTTGTTCCAGGGCCATTGCCTAAACAACAAGGCTCCCGCAATACTAAGGAACCCAAGCAAGATGAAAGAGTTTGACCAATTTGTCAAGGAATATAAGgagcaacaagaagctgaattACAGAGAAGGAAACTTGAGCAAGAATCTATTATGAAGAACGGGTTCGGTACAGTGATGAAACAGGAGGATGACGAAAACGTTGCTtcacaacagcaacaacaacaatcaaATATGAGCAGTGAAAACGACGTTGACAAACAATCAACGGAAATTGAAATTGACGATGCGAATTTTTTAACCGAATACAATGTTGCAAATTCTGTTCCGGCGATCGCATACAAAGGTATAGATGAGGTcgttgttgatgaagaagaaagcatgCTGGTTGAATCTGTCTTAGCAACAGGAAATATGCAACATAGCGATTTCTTGGCTAATAGAGAAAAGGGCCTCAATCCCAAGATCAACGGAAACATCCAATTAATACAAGAAATAAGGCACATTTGTCATAAAATTGCACTTATACGAATGCTTCAGAATCCTCAGAATCCCTCTCagcaaatcaaaaacagcacCAACAATGCCAACAACCAGATATGGGATACCCACAAGTACAAGTTCACCTGTATCGATGACGAGTTAGACCTCGACCCGGTTTCTAGACTTCCAACGCGTAATCAAAAACatgacaaaaagctgatgTGGCGCTTAATGCACAAAAATGTGTCTAAAATTGCAATGTCAAACGGATTTGAGAGTACACAGCCTGTAGCGACTAACATGCTCACCGAAATTGCTGGCGAGTATCTTTCCAACATTATCAAGACAATAAAGATTCACCATGAAAGCACTTCTCTGAACCCTAAAAGCTCTTACGAGATTTTGCAAATGGCTCTCTTAGAAAATGGGATTAACAAACCTGATGACCTGTATTCGTATATTGAAGCCGAATTtgtcaaaaagaacaataAATTGAGGGACATTAAATTCAAACTCAACAACTTCCTAAAAGACTTGTTGAGGCCTACTCTACAGGATTTATCTGAAAGAAACTTTGAGGATGAGAGTCAAAGCTTCATGACAGGCGACTTCTCGTCTGAAATAACCGGAGAGGActtttttggcttcaaaGATCTTGGCCTGGACCGGGAGTTCGGGGTCTTGAGCAACTCCGTCCCACTTCAACTATTaacttttcaatttcaagGAAAAGGTTCCGAAGCTAAAGTCCAAGATAAAAAGATCCAGCCAGAAGAGTTTAACGACGTGGTTTACTCAGATGTTGCTACGAGCAGCATTAAAGAAGGAAAATACTGGAAGACCCTGCAGCCGCTTTTAGAGAAAGCCCTTAATCGCTTTAAGGTTCAAAGCTTAAAAAACAATAAGCAGAGTCCCCATGAGAGTGTTTCTCCTAAGGCCGAGCAAGACCTCTTCGAAGTGTTAcctgaagatgacgaaatgccttcaaaatcaaaatcttcCGGAAAGCCTAGGCTACCACCCACCGGCAAAATTAACACTAATTACAAAAAGAAACCAGTCGCAGATGCCTTTTTCGCACCAGATCTTCCACCGTCACAGGTGGCTATCAAAACAGAGAAGCCGGATCAGCCCAACAGTGAGCCCCTTGTAGATTCCATGGATTCAAGAAGATTGTCAGCTGCAAATAGTGTCGATAATACCTCACCCGAGACTTTTACGTTAAGCTTGCCCAAGGTTTCTGACTGA
- the MAK21 gene encoding RNA-binding ribosome biosynthesis protein MAK21 (similar to uniprot|Q12176 Saccharomyces cerevisiae YDR060W MAK21 Protein required for large (60S) ribosomal subunit biogenesis involved in nuclear export of pre-ribosomes required for maintenance of dsRNA virus homolog of human CAATT-binding protein): MSGTGLNLASLKDKVSSKLKENQKQPKNGKKAPKKQSKQRGKDAEKGTNSAATTSSDKQSTPQDGAAKDSADDVLRREALALGASEKDLELVAGLSDDDNASEQEFGNAKQDNDTAFNDEFHKFLKSAGIEGAPVPEDVDDAEVEQVEEEQVEEEQAEEDEEEKEEEKEEEQKEEQIKKPTANVTKAAPAEQEEDKDDEVPQLSDDLSESEQSEVEDADGPFLSQDSEPETEEKKEDKNLVSQTHMVSSDKLLLPSDVTWYQIPLDAEAYQKNDPLPADKVDALFQRGKDALEADNSLYYDEFTKNSSQRKFMSQILSDGTLNDKISALTLLIQESPLHNTKSLDTLVSYCDKKSRNSALQSLGALKDLLLNGLLPDRKLRYFKNQNLSMMLNKKTLALFYFEDYLKNLFFKVLQVMEKLSHDPIIYVRMQIITHIFDLLTAKPEQEFNLLRLGVNKLGDIDKKVSSKTSFQLLKLEQAHPNMKSVILDATVDVALRPSADYHTTYYAVLTLNQTILKRSEEDVANQLIKTYFTLFEKYLLVTDSSNVEKGDHAPKNKDASYEKKRKKNFKRGKKGGKSVQNDKSEKDVIDEKNSKLFSAIITGLNRALPFSNMPATVYETHLDTLFQITHSSNFNTAVQALVLIHQVTARAQLNGDRYYRTLYESLLDARLVTSSKQGIYLNLLYKSLKSDTHVARVEAFVKRILQVCTNWLNVGAISGMLFLLLQLAKTVPQIKNLLTNTPADAEYASDAEEGAEGADASDAASYDPRKRDPKFANADQTSLWEVASFLDHYHPTVQSYAAAFVEGSDEVTKPDLGLYTLAHFLDRFVYRNAKQKPSTRGSSIMQPLGGAHTGALIVRASDAHATGADEVPANTQDWLAKRASEVTPDERFFHQYFSTKQTAIKRSENSKIGAAARGAFDEESDLDEDEVWDALVKSRPEVEDDGESDMSMDDLSMGDMSSSDDESDAEDAAEDAAEDSDSDAAAKPAAADSDPAAASSDDDNADDVFYSFADDSAHDAASGKKRARDADDSDDSADDAALAAAFDGESASDSDSESGPDQTDARGPAQRLSRKKLKSLPVFASASDYAQYLDSDSEQ; encoded by the coding sequence atgAGCGGAACTGGGTTAAACTTGGCTTCTCTCAAGGACAAGGTTTCATCGAAACTGAAAGAGAACCAGAAGCAACCGAAGAACGGTAAGAAagctccaaaaaagcagtcCAAACAGCGTGGGAAGGATGCTGAAAAGGGCACAAACAGCGCGGCTACTACTTCAAGCGACAAGCAGAGTACGCCCCAGGATGGTGCCGCGAAAGACAGCGCCGACGACGTACTCCGCCGCGAGGCTTTAGCGCTCGGCGCTTCGGAGAAGGACCTGGAGCTAGTTGCTGGTCTGTCCGACGATGATAACGCCAGTGAGCAGGAGTTCGGCAACGCCAAGCAGGACAATGACACCGCTTTCAACGACGAGTTTCataagtttttgaagagcgcTGGCATCGAAGGTGCGCCAGTTCCAGAGGACGTCGACGACGCCGAGGTGGAGcaggttgaagaagaacaggtcgaagaagaacaggccgaagaagatgaggaagagaaagaggaagagaaagaggaagaacagaaagaagagcaaatcAAGAAGCCCACCGCCAATGTTACCAAAGCTGCTCCcgctgaacaagaagaggacAAGGATGACGAAGTTCCACAGCTGAGCGACGACTTGTCCGAGAGTGAACAATCAGAGGTGGAGGATGCGGATGGCCCGTTTCTTAGTCAAGACTCCGAGCCTGAAACCGAGGAAAAAAAGGAAGACAAGAACCTAGTCTCTCAGACCCACATGGTCAGCTCGGATAAGCTGCTTTTGCCATCGGACGTTACCTGGTACCAGATCCCTCTTGACGCTGAAGCGTACCAAAAAAACGATCCTTTGCCAGCAGACAAAGTTGACGCCCTTTTCCAGAGAGGCAAAGATGCATTGGAGGCAGACAACAGCTTATACTATGACGAGTTTACCAAGAACTCATCGCAGAGAAAGTTTATGTCCCAGATCTTGTCGGATGGTACCCTTAACGATAAAATATCTGCATTGACGCTGCTCATCCAAGAGTCTCCACTGCACAACACCAAATCGCTTGATACACTGGTTTCCTACTGTGACAAGAAAAGCAGAAATTCGGCGCTCCAGAGTCTGGGCGCCTTGAAGGATCTGTTGCTGAATGGCCTCTTGCCCGACAGAAAGCTCAGatacttcaaaaaccagaaCCTCTCTATGAtgctgaacaagaagacTCTGGCACTTTTCTACTTCGAGGACTACTTGAAGAAcctgttcttcaaggtgtTGCAGGTCATGGAGAAGCTCTCTCACGACCCCATCATCTACGTGCGTATGCAGATCATAACGCACATATTCGACCTGCTGACAGCCAAGCCAGAGCAGGAGTTCAACCTGCTGCGGCTGGGTGTCAACAAGCTGGGTGATATTGACAAGAAGGTCTCCTCCAAGACCTCGTTCCAACTGCTGAAACTGGAGCAGGCGCATCCCAACATGAAATCGGTCATCCTGGACGCTACGGTTGACGTCGCGCTGAGACCCAGCGCTGACTACCACACCACGTACTACGCTGTGCTCACGCTGAACCagacaattttgaagagatctGAGGAGGACGTCGCCAACCAGCTGATAAAGACGTACTTTACGCTTTTCGAGAAGTACCTGCTGGTAACAGACTCCTCGAACGTGGAGAAGGGCGACCACGCgcccaaaaacaaggacGCCTCGTacgagaaaaagagaaagaagaacttcaagcgcgGTAAGAAGGGCGGGAAGTCGGTCCAGAACGACAAGTCCGAGAAGGACGTGATCGACGAGAAAAACtccaagcttttctcagCGATCATCACAGGCCTGAACCGCGCGCTGCCTTTCTCTAACATGCCCGCGACCGTGTACGAGACCCACCTCGACACGCTGTTCCAGATCACGCATTCCTCGAACTTCAACACCGCCGTGCAGGCGCTCGTGCTCATCCACCAGGTCACGGCGCGCGCCCAGCTCAACGGCGACAGATACTACCGTACGCTGTACGAGAGTTTGCTGGACGCGCGCCTGGTCACGTCCTCGAAACAGGGTATCTACTTGAACCTGCTATACAAGTCGCTGAAGAGCGACACCCACGTGGCGCGCGTCGAGGCGTTTGTGAAGAGAATCCTACAGGTGTGCACCAACTGGCTGAACGTGGGCGCGATCTCCGGTATGCTcttcctgctgctgcagctggCCAAGACCGTGCCACAGATCAAGAACCTGCTGACCAACACTCCCGCGGACGCCGAGTACGCCTCGGACGCGGAGGAAGGCGCCGAAGGCGCCGACGCCAGCGACGCGGCGTCCTACGACCCACGCAAGAGAGACCCCAAATTCGCAAACGCGGACCAGACCTCGCTGTGGGAGGTTGCCAGCTTCCTGGACCACTACCACCCTACGGTGCAGAGCTACGCTGCGGCGTTCGTGGAGGGCTCCGACGAGGTCACGAAGCCGGACCTGGGCCTCTACACCCTGGCACACTTCCTGGACCGCTTTGTGTACCGTAATGCCAAGCAGAAGCCCTCGACACGTGGTTCGTCGATTATGCAGCCCTTGGGCGGCGCACACACTGGCGCGCTAATTGTGCGCGCCTCAGACGCGCACGCGACGGGCGCCGACGAGGTGCCCGCCAACACACAGGACTGGCTTGCTAAGCGCGCCTCCGAGGTAACCCCAGACGAGCGCTTCTTCCACCAGTATTTTTCCACCAAGCAGACCGCTATCAAGCGCTCTGAGAACAGCAAGATCGGagccgcggcgcgcggcgcgtTCGACGAGGAAAGCGACctggacgaggacgaggtGTGGGACGCGCTGGTCAAGTCGCGGCCCGAGGTCGAGGACGACGGCGAGTCGGACATGTCGATGGACGATTTGTCGATGGGCGACATGTCGTCGTCGGACGACGAATCCGACGCCGAGGACGCAGCCGAGGACGCAGCCGAGGACTCCGACTCGGACGCCGCCGCCAAgcccgccgccgccgacTCGGACCCTGCTGCAGCGAGCAGCGACGACGACAATGCCGATGACGTTTTCTACAGCTTCGCAGACGACAGCGCGCACGACGCGGCCAGCGGCAAGAAgcgcgcacgtgatgcagacgacagcgacgacaGCGCTGATGACGCGGCCCTGGCCGCAGCGTTTGACGGCGAGTCCGCTTCCGATTCTGACTCTGAATCCGGCCCGGATCAGACTGACGCGCGCGGCCCTGCGCAGCGCTTGTCacgcaagaagctcaagagcCTTCCCGTTTTCGCGTCCGCCTCTGACTACGCGCAGTACTTAGACTCGGACTCAGAACAATGA
- the UBC4 gene encoding E2 ubiquitin-conjugating protein UBC4 (highly similar to uniprot|P15731 Saccharomyces cerevisiae YBR082C UBC4 Ubiquitin-conjugating enzyme that mediates degradation of short-lived and abnormal proteins interacts with E3-CaM in ubiquitinating calmodulin interacts with many SCF ubiquitin protein ligases component of the cellular stress response), with amino-acid sequence MSLKRITKELNDLGRDPPTSCSAGPVGDDLYHWQASIMGPPDSPYAGGVFFLSIHFPTDYPFKPPKISFTTKIYHPNINANGNICLDILKDQWSPALTISKVLLSICSLLTDANPDDPLVPEIAHIYKTDRAKYEATAKEWTKKYAV; translated from the exons ATGTCTTTAAAGCGTATCACAAAGGAACTCAACGATTTGGGAAG AGACCCCCCTACCTCGTGCTCGGCGGGCCCAGTCGGAGACGACCTGTACCACTGGCAGGCGTCGATCATGGGTCCCCCTGACTCCCCTTACGCCGGCGGcgttttctttctctctATACATTTCCCAACGGACTACCCATTCAAACCCCCTAAGATCTCCTTCACGACCAAGATATATCACCCAAACATCAACGCCAACGGTAACATCTGTCTTGATATCCTAAAGGACCAGTGGTCGCCAGCCCTGACAATTTCCAAGGTGCTGCTTTCCATCTGCTCCCTGCTGACGGACGCGAACCCTGACGACCCTCTGGTTCCAGAGATTGCTCACATTTACAAGACCGATAGAGCTAAGTATGAAGCCACCGCCAAGGAGTGGACTAAAAAGTACGCTGTTTGA
- the TEC1 gene encoding Tec1p (some similarities with uniprot|P18412 Saccharomyces cerevisiae YBR083W TEC1 transcription factor of the TEA/ATTS DNA-binding domain family regulator of Ty1 expression) has protein sequence MNPDPNFGPPAGAGGGNHNSNNNSNSNSAGGSAGAVNTRIFDVYAGDASMPPHMMDVLACDAVAGGAATAGAGVGGLVLDDEEDTDSADEYEYERRGARRGLGAAGRAGPVPLINTGRGQIQVDVPSDPAAAARHVHNRPARLDLAPRDFAEQPLPHAQPQQLPQPLPHAQLPLQATQPPLTNTDIWSVPVENAFLAALRIILKKGTAKIKLKDRNYGRNELISLFIHHRVGEYRAKKQISSHIQVWKKSILNKLQNGSQITDYERELLDLIEHGPPQTPENERAFHAVFSEILDGPLAASRHSSSVSTSSSASPSNIPMPLHDAMISPHGAPAHGAGSALMAGAPPAGALPHGIPHITMYDPRIPSAAIMSAPPAYFPCTGAGPGLAQLPGSLPGSAATEPLTPLEYARRVYGKLRSFKCVPVNMHDYTYPYTDAPSAPLVHSDQQTLQAAQEVAAQQRRLIQNLYSSQHIYGPVPAPDFGAEQPEYSGYDRHSFVPPNAAQPPEQPLRRRSMSREDTPQDEGAGPGAQNPTDES, from the coding sequence ATGAATCCGGACCCGAATTTTGGGCCCCcggccggcgccggcggcggcaatcacaacagcaacaacaacagcaacagcaacagcgCCGGCGGCAGCGCCGGCGCGGTCAACACTCGCATCTTCGACGTCTACGCGGGCGACGCCAGCATGCCTCCGCACATGATGGACGTGCTAGCGTGCGACGCGGTCGCCGGGGGCGCGGCGaccgcgggcgcgggcgtGGGTGGCCTCGTGCTcgatgacgaggaggacACCGATAGCGCGGACGAGTACGAGTACGAGCGGCGgggcgcgcgccgcggcctcGGCGCGGCAGGCCGCGCCGGCCCCGTGCCGCTGATCAACACCGGTCGCGGCCAGATCCAGGTCGACGTGCCGAGCGACCCCGCGGCCGCCGCGCGTCACGTGCACAACCGCCCCGCGCGCCTGGACCTCGCGCCGCGTGACTTCGCGGAACAGCCCCTGCCGCATGCGCAGCCGCAGCAACTGCCACAGCCGCTGCCGCATGCGCAGCTGCCGCTCCAGGCCACGCAGCCCCCGCTGACCAATACCGACATCTGGTCCGTGCCCGTGGAGAACGCGTTCCTGGCCGCGCTGCGCATCATCCTCAAGAAGGGCACCGCCAAgatcaagctcaaggacCGCAACTACGGCCGCAACGAGCTTATCTCCCTCTTCATCCACCACCGCGTCGGCGAGTACCgcgccaagaagcagatCTCGTCCCACATCCAAGTCTGGAAAAAGTCAATCctcaacaagctgcagaaCGGCTCGCAGATCACCGACTACGAGCGCGAGCTGCTCGACCTCATCGAGCACGGCCCTCCCCAGACCCCCGAGAACGAGCGCGCCTTCCACGCCGTCTTCTCAGAGATCCTGGACGGCCCGCTCGCGGCCAGCCGCCACAGCTCCTCGGTCTCCACCTCCTCCTCGGCTTCGCCCTCCAACATTCCGATGCCCCTGCACGACGCCATGATCTCACCACACGGCGCACCAGCGCATGGCGCGGGTTCTGCGCTCATGGCGGGCGCGCCACCCGCGGGAGCGCTCCCGCACGGGATCCCACACATAACCATGTACGACCCACGCATCCCCTCCGCCGCCATCATGTCTGCGCCACCAGCCTACTTCCCGTGCACCGGCGCCGGCCCGGGCCTGGCGCAGTTGCCCGGCTCGCTACCCGGCTCGGCCGCCACGGAGCCGCTGACCCCGCTGGAATACGCGCGCAGGGTCTACGGCAAGCTGCGCTCCTTCAAGTGCGTGCCGGTCAACATGCACGACTACACGTACCCGTACACGGACGCGCCCAGCGCGCCTCTCGTGCACAGCGACCAGCAGACGCTGCAGGCCGCCCAGGAGGTGGCGgcgcagcagcggcggctAATCCAAAACTTATATTCTTCGCAACACATATACGGGCCGGTCCCGGCGCCGGACTTCGGAGCGGAGCAGCCGGAGTACTCGGGCTACGACCGCCACTCGTTTGTGCCGCCTAACGCCGCGCAGCCGCCGGAGCAGCCGCTGCGCCGGCGGTCGATGAGCCGCGAGGACACGCCGCAAGACGAGGGCGCAGGGCCAGGCGCGCAGAACCCTACAGACGAGAGCTGA